The Silene latifolia isolate original U9 population chromosome Y, ASM4854445v1, whole genome shotgun sequence sequence AATTCTCATCCATCTCAACTGACTCAGCTTCTAACACATgagtaggatcactcacatacttccttaactgtgaaacatgaaaaacattatgaACTCTTGCCAAGGCTGGTGGAAGTGCAAGACGATATGCCACTTCACAAATTCTATCTAAAATCtgataaggtccaatgtacttctgGCTAAGATTCCTTCTCTTTCCAAACCGCATCACTCCCTTCATTGGTGATACTTTCAATAACACTTTGTCTCCTATAGCAAACTCAATCTCACTCCTTTTcaagtctgcataactcttttgccgatCTTGTGCAGCTCTCATCTTTTGTCCAACTACATGTACTTGCTCAACCATCTGCTGAATCAACTCCGGACCCAGTATCACGGCATCAGTGACATCGTAccaacaaactggactcctaTAATTCCTCCCATACAAAACTTCAaaaggtgccataccaatactagcatgataactattattataagaaaattctattAAGTCCAACCTCTCTTCCCATGATCCTCCAAACTCCAATACACACGCTCTCAATATGTCCTCCAAAGTCTAAATAGTTCTCTCCGTCTGTCCATTTGTAGCCGGATGAAATGCAATACTCATTTTCAAAGTCGTACCCATACACTCTTGCAATTCTTGCCAGCACTTAGAAATAAACCATGAATCATGGTCAGAAACAATATCCTTTGGAATTCCATGTAACTTGACACTactgtcgcaacctatcaaaaataaacctaaccggcctaaacttatgcagtagaggtaagcagggtatcgtatccacagggaggcggtcactatctacttgttatatAGCCTATCTACGGTCAcaaatttgggggggggggggttgattgttttgtttaaactaaactaacgAACTGAATTTAAAGGCATAAGAGAAACAATAATCAAAACTAGCAAGAAAGGTAATAGAGTGTGTTCAAATAGAGAGAGAAATGCCACGATGTCGGTTCGCCATGATATTACGCAAATCAGtaaaaggtaaggtcagtcggtctgatgtgagaagggtagaggaaaggtccttccggtccgctatctgccctagattcttcctaaatagcttccgctctcatttgggtagtctattgtttataacaggtctattcattctaatcttccgatctaggtctgaacttaaccaATTAATAATATAG is a genomic window containing:
- the LOC141630305 gene encoding uncharacterized protein LOC141630305 — protein: MAPFEVLYGRNYRSPVCWYDVTDAVILGPELIQQMVEQVHVVGQKMRAAQDRQKSYADLKRSEIEFAIGDKVLLKVSPMKGVMRFGKRRNLSQKKYVSDPTHVLEAESVEMDENLSYEDVAKKILDRKVRKTRNNEVALAKLLWTNHNCWAQNYPA